CCTCGATGGTCTCGGGATCCCCGTACGGCGCGTCGAGTTCGGTCTTCCCGACTGCGTCGAGGACGCGCTCGCGGTCGGCCGGGAACGACAACGTGCGTGCGAACAGGTTTCGCGTCTCTGCGAGGCGCATACTGTCACTCGGGAACCAGCATTATTAAACGTGTGGAACGCCGTCAAATACTGTTTTGTTCGCGTGTGCCGAGATGTCGGTCATGCGAACGCTCCTGACGGGTGCCCACGGGACGGTCGGCACCGCCCTCACCGGCCACCTCGGCGACGTCGACCTCACCCTCTTCGACCGGCGGCAGGTCGACCAGACCACGGAGTGGCACGGCGACGGCCCACATCCGCACGCCGATCGGGCGGCGATCGCCGGGGACGTCGCCGACGCCGAGGCGGTTCGAGCGGCCGTCGAGGGTCACGACGCCGTCGTCCACCTCGCCGGCTATCCGCGGACCGACGGCACCTGGGAGGAGGTATTGAAGAACAACGTCGTCGGCACCCGAACCGTCCTCGACGCGGCGGTCGCCGCGGGCGTCGAACGGGTCGTCTTCGCCTCGTCGAACCACGTCGTCGGGATGTACGAACGCGAGCACGCACCCGGGATCTACCACGGGACCGACCTCGAAGTGGACCACACGGTCCCCTACCGCCCCGACTCGCCGTACGGCTCGTCGAAAGCCGCCTGTGAGGTGTTCGGCCGGGAGTACGCCGAGAACCGCGGGCTCCGGTTTTACGCCGTCCGTATCGGGAGCGTCCGGCCCCCGGCGTACGATCATCCGTACGGGGACGCCGAACGCGGCGTCGACGAGGGGCGGTGGAGCCGCGGGAGCGACGCCTACCGCGAACAGGCGGCCCGGATGAAGGCGACCTGGCTGTCTCGGCGCGACTGTGCGGCCCTGTTCGACTGCTGTCTCCGGGATTCGAGCGTGGGGTACGACGTCTTCTACGGCGTCAGCGACAACGAGCGACGGTGGTTCGATCTCGACCACGCCCGCGATGTCGTCGGCTACGACCCACGGGACGACGGCGAGCGGTGGGACGGGCCACCGGCCGCGCGCGGGTCGACCGAGTAGCCGAGCGGCGCCGAGCGCCTACTCGCTCGACTCGTCCAGCGTCGACTCGAGTTTCTCGATGAGACCGGGGTTCCCCAGGTGGACCGGCACGCGGGCGTGGATGTCGTCGGTCTTCACCACGTCGAGGATCGACTGCGAGCCGTCGGAGGAGGCTCCCCCGGCGGTCTCGATGATGTACGCGCAGGGGTACCCCTCGTACTGGAGCCTGAGCTTCCCCTCGGGTGCGTTCGTGAACGCGGGGTACGAGAAGATGCCGCCGTACGTCATCACCTGGTTGACGTCGCCGATCATCGCCCCGCCGTACCGGAGCTTCATCGAGGAATCCTGTTCGACCTCGCGGGCGAACTCGGTGAAGTCGTCGAACCACTCGGGGACCCGCCCGCCGAAGCCGTAGACGGACGGGTTCTCGGGGAGCCGGACGTCCTCGGTGACGAGGTTGCGGACGCCGTTGTCGACGAGGTACTCGTCGACCTGGCCGTCGACCGCACACATCATCGTTGCTACCGGCCCGAAGAGGACGTACGCCGCGCCGACGAGGTCGTCGCCGGTCGCCGGCAGGGGTGCGTCGTAGATGCCGACGATCGTCCCCATCGTGTTGTTCGGCTTGAGGTTCGAGGAGCCGTCGAGCGGATCCACGGTGACCGAAAAGCCCTCGCCGACGTCGTCGACATCCTCGCGCTCCTCGCTCGCGTACTCGCCGACGCTGTCGAGTCCGCCCAGCCGGGCCTGGAGGAGGTCGTCCGCGAACACGTCCGCGGCCATCTGTTTCTCGCCGCTCGGGTTCTCCGACCCGCTCTTCAGCCGCCGACTCGGGAGGCCGGCACGGATCTCCGGGGACGCCTCGGCGACCGTCTCGAAGATTTCCTCGACGCCCGCACGGGTCTTGCCGTCCATCTCAGACCACCCGCCCCGAGCGGCACACGCGTCGTCGACTCTCGATACCCCTGGCCGTCGGGTGTGCGTCCCGACCCGCCGTTCGGACGCCCTCTGAGTACATCCCCTGTCACTGGGGCAACAGCACATATAGTTCTGTGGGGAACGCCAACGGGGAGCGGGGTCGCTCGGGCGCGTCGCCCTCGCGGTCGGGCGACCACGGGGGCCGCGAGTGGTCACCGGCGGTGACCGTCAGTTTCCCCCGACGCCAGCCTTACGTCACCCCCGACAGGAGTGAGACGTATGCGTACTCTCGAAGACATCGACACGGTCGGCGTCGTCGGCGCGGGAACGATGGGCAACGGCATCGCACAGGTCGCCGCCGTCGCCGGCTACGACGTCGTCATGCGCGACATCGAGACGGGGTTCGTCGAGAACGGGCTCGACAGCATCGACGACTCGCTCTCGCGGCTCGTTCGCAAGGAGAAGCTCTCCGAGAGCGAAGCCGACGCGGCCCGCGACCGCATCACGGGTACCACGGCGTTCGACGACCTCGCCGCGACCGACTTCGTCGTCGAGGCGGCCGTCGAGAACATGGACGTCAAGCAGGATATCTTCGCAGACCTCGACGACCTCCTCACCGAGGACGTCGCGCTGGCGACGAACACCTCGACGCTCTCGATCACCTCCATCGCGGCGGCAACAGAGCGCCCCGAACACGTCGTCGGTCTGCACTTCATGAACCCCGTCCCGGTGATGAAAGGCGTCGAGGTCGTCCGGGGCGAGTTGACCGACGACGCGGTCGTCGACCTCGCACACCGCTTCGCGGAGAGCCTGGAGAAAGAGACGTGGGAGTCCGACGACAAGCCCGGCTTCGTCACCAACCGGATCCTGATGCCGTGGCTCAACGAGGGCATCCGCGCGTACGACGAGGGCGTCGCCTCGAAGGAGGACATAGACAGGGGAATGACGCTCGGGACGAACGTCCCGATGGGGCCGTTGACCCTCGCCGACCACATCGGGCTCGACATCTGTCTGCACGCCTCCGAGACGCTGTACGAGGAGCTGGGCGACCGCTACAAGCCGGCGTACCTGCTGAAGCGGAAAGTCGAGGCGGGCGAGCTGGGCAAGAAGACGGGCAGCGGCTTCTACGACTACGAATGACATCCTCCTCGCGGTAAACGGCGGGACTCTCTCCTTGAGTCAGGCAGTGTCGAGCGTTCGCGTACGGCGACGCGACAGCGAACGCAACGACGACGCGACAGCGAACGCGAACGGTCGCCAGGGCGGTGTGACCTCGCCCTCCCCAGCCGACTCGTTCGCTCCCTTCGGTCGCTCACTCGCCCCTCGCGCGTCGGGTCGCGGCTCCAGCCGCGACCGTCACGCGCCACCGCACCGCCTCCGCTTGTGGCGCGGGTGGCGCGTGGGAGCGAGCGACCAGCGGGAGCGAGCGAACGCGCGAGGGCCGGCTCGCGCTGTATGCGCGAGCCAGCGGCTGGGGAGGGACGCGGCTGCGGGTCACCGCTCTGGCACTCCCGGGGTCCGGTCGGTCACCGATCCACTCACCGAAGCGTCTGTCAGACAACGGATGGACGAACTCGCAGACCGTAGTGGTTCTTCTTATCGTGAGCCGACTCGGGATGAGATGAGTCGGGTCCGTGAGCGATTCGCGACGCGTATGCAACGAATCCGAAACCAACCGCCGCTCGCGGGGTTACCGAAACCGTCTATTCACGTAAAACCCGTCTGCTCACGTCTCCGTCTCGCGTTCCTGTCTTCGTTCCGGACCCAGTTCTCGCTCCAACGCGCTCTCGTGAGCGCGTGCCGCCGCATGAATTATTACGCTGTCATCTGATGGGGGAACCGAGGACCACACATGCCATTCTATAGCGGGGACGAACTCAGTGCAGTGTACGACGAAGCGCTCGACGAGGGGTTCGGCCTCGTCGCGAGCAACATCGCGGAGCCCAACGTCATGATGGGGCTCATGGAGGGGGCGTCGGAGGTGAACTCCGACCTGCTCATGCAACTGAGCGGCGGTGCGTGCTCGTTCGCCGGCGACGGCGACCCCGTCGCGGGGCTGAAAGCGATGGGCACGTACATCGAGACCATCGCCGAGCGGTACGACATCGGCGTCTTCCTCAACATGGACCACCAGACCGACATGGAATTCATCGAGGCGCAGATCGACCTCGACATCCCCTCGTCGATCATGATCGACGCCTCCCACGAGTCGTTCGAGGAGAACGTCCGGCAGTCGAAACAGGTCGTCGAGATGATCGAGGACGCCGGCCGCGACATCCTCGTCGAGGCCGAGCTGGGGCGGATCAAGGGCGTCGAGGACGAGATCGTCTCCGAGGAGGCCTTCTACACCGACCCCGAGGAGGCCGTCGAGTTCGTCGATCGGACCGGCTGTGATCTGCTCGCCATCTCCGTCGGCACCCAACACGGGGTCGCCAAGGGGAAGAACCTCGAACTCAGACCCGACATCGCCCAGGACATCCGCCAGGAGCTCCGCGACCACGGTCTCGACACGCCGCTCGTGTTGCACGGCTCGTCGGGTATCCTCCCCGAACAGCTCCAGCAGATGCTCCAGTACGGCATCTGCAAGGTGAACAAGGACACCCGCTACCAGTACGAGTACACCCGCACGCTGTTCGATCTGTACCGCGAGGAGCCGACGAACATCGTCCCGCCAGAGGGCGTCGAGGACGACCGCGACGCGTTCTACAACGCCGTGGAGTGGTCGCCGAACAAGGACGTGTTCGACCCGCGCGTCGGCGGCCGACAGGTCCGCGACCGCATCGCCGAGGTCTACGGCGACCTCGCCGAGATCGCGGGCAGCGCCGGCAAGAGCCGCTACGCGTAGTCACGTCGACCGAACGGCCGTGGGTTCGCGGGCCGCCACCCGCCCCCGTCTGCCGCCTCGTTTCTATCTCCTCCCGGCTACCACGTACACGTCGGACAGCGTTCGAGATCCGACAGCGCGGCGCGGTCGACGGTTCGTTCCTCGTCGACCGGCGCGACGTCGACGTACGAACAGCCGAGGATGTCCGTGCGGTGCCAGATACCGTCGGCGCGGACGAGCCTGAGGTCCCCCATACGTGTCAGTCCGCTGTCTACCCTCTTGTGTCTGTCGGCGGACCGACACGCTCGTCGACCGAGGACGTTCCGACGGAGCCCGCTGTCGGACAGTCGAGTCCGATCCGTCCCTACCAGTACGGCGGCGCTGCGGGGAGCGCCGCCTCGCAGGTGGGGCAGGTGTCGGCCTCCACCTCGTACGTCATCTCAAGACACTCGGGACACCGGAGCATCCGGCCGTTCATCCGTTCGAGCGTCCAGACGCTCGTCATCCCCGCGGCTCCCAACCCGTCCCGTGCGAACAGTTCCTGCGCCGCCTCTTTGTGTGTGCCCCCACGCATGAGCTGTCGGGCGTCCTCGGGTTCTTCCCACGCCGTGATCGTGTAGCCGCGGTCGTCGTCGCGTGCGGTGACGGCGCTGATGACGCCGTCCATCTCGGTCATCTCCCCGAAGATCTCCCGAACGCGGTCGTTGACGGCTTCTCTGTCCTCCTCGTCGCGGAAGGAGATCGACGTCAAGCTGAACGCCCCCGGTTCCGTCTTCTCCCCGAGGTCCAGCCGTGTCGAGATCCCGAAGGAGACGGGGCCGAGCTGTTCGGGCTGGACGTCGACGCGAAGTCCGAGCTGTCGCAGCATCGTGCCCCCGTCGAAGTAGCCGCGGACCGAGGTGATGCCGTCGTCGGCCACCTCGATCACGTCCATCCCCGGGAGTGCGACCGTCTCGCCCGTCGGCGGCAGACCCTCTAGAGGACCCTCCTGCGTGCCGTGCATCGTCCACTGGAGGAGCACGGCCCCGTCGTCGGTCGCGGTCAGTCGGTCGACGTCGAACGAGAGATCCGGGAACGTCTCCCACAGGCTGGCCGCGTGCTCCCCGATCGCGTCGCCGGCCACCGCCTCGGGGAGCGTCGGATCGGTGTACGTGCCGCCCTCGGCGAACGTCTCGACGATCGCGTCGGGGTCGTGTGCGTTCCACGCGTCGACGTAGGCCCTGACAGCCGGCTTCTTGGTATGTGTAGACATACCATGTACTTCGACGCAGACCGTTAAATGATTAATTATCCGATAATAACTGGTTTCGACGTCGAACGAACAGGTAGTCGCCCCGTCTCGGGCGGCTCAGGTTCGTCCGGCGTGTGGCCGAAGGCCGTGGGCCGATCGAAGGCGCCCGACACGGCACCGACGCGTGGCGGTTCTCATCGCTGAGAGACGGCGGGTGAGATTAAACAGGGTCGGCGGACAGCCACGAGTCAATGATCTCCGTCGAGAATCTCCGGAAGTCCTACGGGGAGTTCCCCGCCGTCGTCGGCAGCGACTTCGCGGTCGACCGCGGCGAGATATTCGGCATCGTCGGCCCCAACGGCGCGGGCAAGACGACGACGCTGAAGATGCTCGCCGGCCTGGTCGAACCGTCGGGTGGGGAGGCGACGATCGACGGACGCGACGCCGGCGATCCCGAGACCCGCCGATCGCTCGGCTTCCTCCCCGAGGAGTCCCCCCTGTACGAGGACATGACGCCTCGGTCGTATCTCCGGTTCTTCGCCGATCTGTACGACGTTCCGCGCGACGTCGCCCGCGAGCGGACCGAAGGGACGCTCGATCGCCTCGAACTCGAACACCGCGAGCGCCGACTCGGCGACATGTCGAAGGGGATGAAACGGAAGGTCGCCATCGCGCGCTCGCTCGTGAACGACCCCGACCTCCTCATCTACGACGAACCCGCGTCGGGACTGGACCCCCTGACGACGAACTACGTCCTGGAGTTCACCCGGGAACTCGCCGACCGGGGCAAGACCGTCGTCTTCTCCGCACACAACCTCTACCACGTCGAGAGCGTCTGCGACCGCGTCGTCATCATGAACCGCGGACAGATCGTCGCGCGCGGCACCGTCGACCGGATCCGCGCCGAACACGGGACCACGTCGTACCGCGTGTTCACGACCGTCCCCGTCGAGGGGAGCGACCCGACCGGCGACGGCGAACACCTGACGGTCGTCGACGACATGGCCGCCGTCGAGGAGCTCAGGACCGAGGCAGAGAGCGCCGGCGGGACGGTCTCGGACATCCGGACCCGCGAGCCGAGCCTCGAAGATCTCTTCCTCGACATCGCCGGCCAGCCGCTCGAGACGGATCCGCGTGCGGAGGCGGCCCGGTGAGACCGCGCGCGATCGCCCGCATCGCGCGCTGGGAGGTCGACCGCTCGGCCGCCGTCGTCGACCGCCGGACGCTCGTGCTCGGCCTCCTCGCGCTCGTCGTCGTCGGGAGTGTGATCGGGGTCGGCGTGCTCTCGAGCGGGGTCGCCCTGGACCGCGACCTCTACCGCGTCGGCGTCGCCGAGTCGAGCCCGTACCACGACCCGGTCGCGTCGTCGACGAGTCTCGCGGCCCGACCACCCAGCGAGGACGCCTTCCGCGCGGGCGACCTCGACCTGCTCGTCCGCGAGGGGGGTGTCGTCGCCCGCGACACGCGGAAGGGCGAGGCCGCGCTGTCGGCGTTCCGCGCGAGCGTCGAACGCCACAACGCGGCGCTGATGCGGGCCGAGGAGAACCGGAGCGCCGCGTTCCCCGTCGTCGTCTCGCTGTCGTACGCGACGCGGGCGGAGGCCCAGGCGGCCTCGACGGTGAGCGGCGGAGACGCCGGCGACGGTGGCGACGGCGGGGGCGGCGGAGCGGACGGCACCGCCGCCGGCGACGGTGGTGGCGATCGGCTGGCCGGGCCCGACGCCAGCACGGGGAGCGATGGCGGCCCGCTCGCGGTCCCCGGGATCGGCGGGAGCGTCTTCGCGCAGGACTCCGTCGGTTCGCCCGCCGACATCGACCCGCCCTTTCCGTTCGGCTCGCTCGTGCTCGCCTTCGCGTTTCTCGTCCCGATGAACTTCGTCATCCAGGCGTACGGGTCGACCGTGCTCAACGAGCGGGTCAACCGGCGGGGGGAACTCCTCCTCGTCGCACCCGTCTCCCCGACCGACATCGTCGCCGGGAAGACGCTCCCGTACTTCGCCGCGATGGTCGGCGTCACGGCGCTCATCGCGGTCGCGGTCGGCGGCGGTCCCGTCTCGGTCGCCGCGGTGGTCCCACTCGCGCTGTTGTTCCTCGCGGCGACGTTCGTCGGCGCGATGTTCGCCCGGTCGTTCAAGGAACTCACGTTCGTCACGGTCACCGTCTCGGTGTTTCTCACCTCCTACGCGTTCGTCCCAGCCATCTTCACTAACGTGACGCCGATCGCGCTCATCTCGCCGCTGTCGCTCGTGGTCCGGGATCTCCAGGGTTCTGCCGTCGGTCTCGCGTCGTACGCGTTCTCGACCGGGCCGCTCTACCTCTCCGCCGGCGTCCTGTTCGGCCTCGGCGTCGGCGTCTACCGCGAGGAGGACATGTTCACCCAGCGGCCCGTCCCCCTGAAGTTCCTCGACGCGCTCGACGCACGCCTGTCGGGGGCGTGGTCTGTGGCGCTTCTGTCGGCGCTTTTCATCCCGTTCGTCTTCGTCGCCGAACTGCTCGGCGTCGCCGTGCTGTTCGCCCTGCCGATCTCCGTCTCGATCCCGCTCGTGCTCTGTGTGGTCGCGCTCGTCGAGGAGGTCGCAAAGAGCCTCCACGTGCTGGCGGGCTTCGAGAAGGGGCGGTTCGCGCCGACGGTCGGCTCCGCGCTCGCCCTCGGGACGGCCTCGGGTGCGGGCTTTTTCGTCGGCGAGAAGGCGACGGCGGTCGTCCAACTCGTCGGGCTGCCCGAACTCGCCGTCGGGCGCGCCGCCTTCGCGCCCGCCGGAACCGTGGGCGTTGAGGCGCTCCCGCTCGCGCTCGGACTCCTGCTTGCGCCGCTCGTGGTCCACGCCGTCACGGCGTCGCTCTCCGCGCTCGGTGCCAGAGGCGGGTTCCGACCGTATGTCGCCGGACTCGGTGCCGCCGTCGTCGTTCACACGGCGTACAACCTCACGGTGGTGACGCTCCTTGGCTGACGGCTCGCTCACCGTGGCCCGGCGCGAACTCGCCGTCCTCCGCGCCGAGAAGACGATCGTGCTCGCGCTTCTCATCCAGCTGTTCATCGCCGCCTTCTCGTCGTTTCTCGTCGTCGGCCTCGTCTCGCTGTACGATCCCGGGAGCGTCCAGGGCTACCAGGTCGAGGTCGCGCTCTCGGGCCCCGACGAGGAGGCGCGCGAACTCGCCGCGGTGGTGCGCGACCAGCCCGGGATGCAGGCGATCGACTTCGACACCCAGGAGGCGGCGGTCGAGTCGTTCAAACGGGGCGACGTCGACGCGGTGCTCGTCGTTCAGCGGCGCGACGGGCGGACGTTCGTCCGCGCGACCGTCCCCGACTCGAACGTCGCGACGACCGTGACGGTCGTGCAGGTCCGCGAGGCGCTCCGGGCGTTCGAGCGGGCCGAGCGGACCGAACGCGCCGCCTCCCTCGAACGCACGCCGCTCGCCCTCCCCGCCGAAGGGGTGACGAGCCCGTACTTCGGATTCACGTACACCGTGCTCGTGCCGCTGTTGTTGTTCCTCCCGGTGTTCATCAGCGGCTCGGTCGCCGTCGACTCGCTCACCGAGGAGATCGACCGGGGAACGCTCGAACTGCTCCGCGTCGCGCCGGTGTCGTTCGGCGACATCGTGAACGGGAAGCTCCTCGCGGCGGCGGGACTCGCGCCGGTCCAGGCGGCACTCTGGATCGCGCTCCTCCGCGCAAACGGGACCGCTGTCGCCCACCCGGCACTGCTCGTCGCTCTCGTCGGGTCGCTCGGGGTACTCGTGGTGTCGCTCGCGCTCGCGATCGGTGTCGTCACCCCCGACCGCCGCACCGCGCAGTTGCTGTACTCCGTCGCCGTGCTCGTCGTCTTCGGTGGCACAGCAGTGCTCCCGGTCAACCCCACGACCGTCGCTGCGCGGCTCGCGATCGACAGCGCGGACCCGACGAGCGCCGCGGCGGTCGCCGTCCTCGCGGTCGTCGCGCTCGCGGCGTACCTCGGGCTCCGGTGGATCACCCGCCGGGTCGACCCCGCCGCGCTCGGCTGAGGCCGAAGCACAAGCGGAACGCACTCAAGGCCGGCGGTCACACGCGGAGGTATGGGAATCGGTGGAACCGCGAAGAAGCTCCAGAAGGTCGCGGAGATGGGCGAGGAACTGTACAAGCGGATGAACGACCTCCGCGCGCAGGTCAGCGAGATGCGCGAGACCGTCACCGCGACGCACGAGCGCGTCGACGGGCTCGAGCGCGAGGTGGCCGAACAGCGCGCGATCCTCGAAGCGCTCGCCGAGCGCGAGGGGATCGACCTCGACGCCGTCGTCGCCGAGACACACATCGAAGAGGCCGAGGGTGCCGCCGGCGACGGCGACGGCGATGGTGATAGTGACGGGGACGAGGATGCGGACATCGCTCCCGACGCAGACACGGCGGCCGCGGACGACACCCCGTCGCAGAACTGAGTCGTCGTCGCCGGTGGGCGTGAGACGCGAGAACGAAGCTCGGTGACCGGTGGCCGCTGATCGCCGGACCCGTCTCCGACCGTTCAACCGAGCAGCCGGGCGTGTTCGACCTTCATACACCGATCCTGGACGATATCGAGGCCGCCGGCCTCGGCGCGCACCGCGGCGTCGTCGTCGCGGATCCCGAGCTGGAGCCAGATCGCCTCGGCGTCGTCGCGCGACTCGTTCCGGTCGAGCACCCGATCGACGACCCCGCTCACTTCTCGACTCGGGCGGAACACGTTGACGAGTTCGACCTCGTTGGGGACCGCGGCCAGGGAGTCGTACGCCGTCTCGCCGAGTATCTCGTCGGCCATCGGGTTGACCGGAACGATTCGGTAGCCGTGGCGCTGGAGGTAGCGCGGGATCTCGTGGGCGGCCTTCCCTGCGGTGCGCGAACAGCCGACGATCGCGATCGGATCCCGTTCGAGCAGGCGCGACAGTCCCGCGTCGCTGGTAACTGGCATCGTCGGATCGACGACCCCGGCGGATAAAAACGACCGGTCGACAGAGGGGCCCTGACCGTCAGTTCCCGGGGAGTCTGACGGTCGGCTCGCCCTCCTCGTGCGTGGTGACGATGCCGTCGAACAGCTGTTTGAGGGTGTTCATCGTCTTGTCGTCGTGAGCGGTCGAGTCGATGGCGAACAACCCGAGGCCGTCGACGCTCTGGATCCGGCCGGTGAACACGTGGAGGAAGCGGAAGACGGTCTGGAGGTCAGAGTACATCAGGAGCGTCGACAGCGAGTGGAGCATGACGCGGTTGTGTTTGATCTCCCTGGTCTGGTAGAACTCCTCGAGGATCTCCGAGAGCTTGATTCCGATGCCGGTCATGTCGACGGGCGAGGAGACGTACTTGATCCGTTCGTCCTCTGTGACGTCGTTGATCCCCTGCTGTCGCGTCACGCAGTCGACGACGGCGACGGGTTGGTTCTCGTAGTCGAACCGGCGTTCGAGATCGGACAGCACGCGCTGTGCGCTGTCTTTCGTACTCACGACGACGGCACCGTCTCCCGCGTCGACGCCGGCGGCGAGGATGTCGAAGCCGAGCGCGCGCTTGCCGGTCAGTGGTGGACCAGCGAGCAGGATGTTGGTTCCTGGCTGAACCTCGGCATCGAGCGCAGGCGAGAGGTCATACATGGACGACCCTCCGGGTAGTCATCCCCGTTGGTAGACAGACGTTCGTGTGACGGGTCGACTCTCCGGGAGTCATTAGATGATACCAAGATGCAGTGTGCCGGTAATATTCTTTTTGCTTCCCTTACTAGTCATCACGATTTTCGGCTGTCACCGACTCAAACAGCCAGTAGAGCGGCGGGTACAACGGTCTGTCGGCTTCCTCTCGGCTCCCCGAGAAGAACGAGGGGAACGCCGCTGACACCCCCACGCGCTCGGGCTGCGCGTCCGTGGCCCGCCTCGAAACGACGGGTATCCCGGGGGAAACCACGAGGTTTAACAGGGCGTGTCTCGCTACGTTCGGATACGGGCGCTTAGCTCAGTTTGGACAGAGTGCTTGGCTTCGGACCAAGTTGTCGCGGGTTCAAATCCTGCAGCGCCCATCCTCTTACAACTTGCTTAGGAATCACAGTACGGCGGAGGGGTATTTATAAATACTATCAGTTCCCAGAGAGGTGAACCCAACCTGCGACGGGTTGACGCCTTCTTGTCTGGCGATTATCTGCGCTAAATATATTTTAAAATATGTATTGGGTAATAAACATCGTCGCGCGCGCTACATGAGATCCTTAGTATCTACTAAGATTCGTAGTTAGCGTCCGTTCCACTTTCACTCCGGTTGAAGTGCTCTTATGTGTCACGCCAGACCAAAGTCACCACTGCATGACAACGCGTCTCCTCCACGTCAGCGACACCCACCTCGGCAACCGCCAGTACGGAAGCGACGTACGGCGCGAGGACTTCGCCGAGGCGTTCGAGCAGGCCATCGAGTATGCCATCGACGAGAACGTCGACGCCGTCATCCACACGGGTGACCTGTTCGACTCGCGCGACCCCAGTCTTCCCGACCTGAACCGGTGTATCGATATCCTCGGACGACTCCGAGAAGCCGACATCCCCTTCTATGGAATCGTCGGCAACCACGAGCGTAAGATGGACGACCAGTACCTCGACCTCATCAACAAGACGAGGACAGCCGAGCGACTGGACAGGAACCCTCGGCTGGTCAACGGCGAAGTCGCCCTCTACGGCATCGATGCCGTGACGAAGCCCGCGTGGCACGCCGAGGACTTCGAACTCGAAGCGCCGCCCGAGGACGCGTTCACGATCCTCTGTATGCACCAGTTGCTGGATCCGCCCGTTCCCGAACTCTTCGCCAATCACCCGCTCGGCGACGTCATCGAACGAGTCAACGTCGACCTCGACGCGCTCGCGCTCGGCGACTACCACGAAACCGTTGGGACAGTTGAGGAAGGAACACAGGTCTGGTATGCCGGGTCGACCGAGCGGTGCGCGAAGGACGAAGCCTCACCCCGCACGGTGAGTCTCCTCGAAATCGACGACGGGGAACTGATTCGACGGGAGAAGGAACTCGACACCCGCGACTTCATCCACATCGACATCGAGTTCGCCGAGGGTGACGGGCACGCGTACGCGGAAGATGTCGTCGACCGCCACAACGTGGAGGAGAAGGTCGTCTCTGTTGCGCTCGATGGCGAATCGACGACAGTCACCTCACGCGACGTTCGTGGGGTGGTGATGGATCGAGGAGCAGCAGTCTGTCGGGTCAACGATCAGCGTGGCGGCCCAGACCTAGACCTCTCCGGAGGGCCGAGCGGTGACATCGAGAGTGC
This Salinigranum marinum DNA region includes the following protein-coding sequences:
- a CDS encoding class 1 fructose-bisphosphatase; amino-acid sequence: MDGKTRAGVEEIFETVAEASPEIRAGLPSRRLKSGSENPSGEKQMAADVFADDLLQARLGGLDSVGEYASEEREDVDDVGEGFSVTVDPLDGSSNLKPNNTMGTIVGIYDAPLPATGDDLVGAAYVLFGPVATMMCAVDGQVDEYLVDNGVRNLVTEDVRLPENPSVYGFGGRVPEWFDDFTEFAREVEQDSSMKLRYGGAMIGDVNQVMTYGGIFSYPAFTNAPEGKLRLQYEGYPCAYIIETAGGASSDGSQSILDVVKTDDIHARVPVHLGNPGLIEKLESTLDESSE
- the fba gene encoding class II fructose-bisphosphate aldolase yields the protein MPFYSGDELSAVYDEALDEGFGLVASNIAEPNVMMGLMEGASEVNSDLLMQLSGGACSFAGDGDPVAGLKAMGTYIETIAERYDIGVFLNMDHQTDMEFIEAQIDLDIPSSIMIDASHESFEENVRQSKQVVEMIEDAGRDILVEAELGRIKGVEDEIVSEEAFYTDPEEAVEFVDRTGCDLLAISVGTQHGVAKGKNLELRPDIAQDIRQELRDHGLDTPLVLHGSSGILPEQLQQMLQYGICKVNKDTRYQYEYTRTLFDLYREEPTNIVPPEGVEDDRDAFYNAVEWSPNKDVFDPRVGGRQVRDRIAEVYGDLAEIAGSAGKSRYA
- a CDS encoding 3-hydroxyacyl-CoA dehydrogenase family protein — its product is MRTLEDIDTVGVVGAGTMGNGIAQVAAVAGYDVVMRDIETGFVENGLDSIDDSLSRLVRKEKLSESEADAARDRITGTTAFDDLAATDFVVEAAVENMDVKQDIFADLDDLLTEDVALATNTSTLSITSIAAATERPEHVVGLHFMNPVPVMKGVEVVRGELTDDAVVDLAHRFAESLEKETWESDDKPGFVTNRILMPWLNEGIRAYDEGVASKEDIDRGMTLGTNVPMGPLTLADHIGLDICLHASETLYEELGDRYKPAYLLKRKVEAGELGKKTGSGFYDYE
- a CDS encoding ABC transporter ATP-binding protein — translated: MISVENLRKSYGEFPAVVGSDFAVDRGEIFGIVGPNGAGKTTTLKMLAGLVEPSGGEATIDGRDAGDPETRRSLGFLPEESPLYEDMTPRSYLRFFADLYDVPRDVARERTEGTLDRLELEHRERRLGDMSKGMKRKVAIARSLVNDPDLLIYDEPASGLDPLTTNYVLEFTRELADRGKTVVFSAHNLYHVESVCDRVVIMNRGQIVARGTVDRIRAEHGTTSYRVFTTVPVEGSDPTGDGEHLTVVDDMAAVEELRTEAESAGGTVSDIRTREPSLEDLFLDIAGQPLETDPRAEAAR
- a CDS encoding PrsW family intramembrane metalloprotease produces the protein MRPRAIARIARWEVDRSAAVVDRRTLVLGLLALVVVGSVIGVGVLSSGVALDRDLYRVGVAESSPYHDPVASSTSLAARPPSEDAFRAGDLDLLVREGGVVARDTRKGEAALSAFRASVERHNAALMRAEENRSAAFPVVVSLSYATRAEAQAASTVSGGDAGDGGDGGGGGADGTAAGDGGGDRLAGPDASTGSDGGPLAVPGIGGSVFAQDSVGSPADIDPPFPFGSLVLAFAFLVPMNFVIQAYGSTVLNERVNRRGELLLVAPVSPTDIVAGKTLPYFAAMVGVTALIAVAVGGGPVSVAAVVPLALLFLAATFVGAMFARSFKELTFVTVTVSVFLTSYAFVPAIFTNVTPIALISPLSLVVRDLQGSAVGLASYAFSTGPLYLSAGVLFGLGVGVYREEDMFTQRPVPLKFLDALDARLSGAWSVALLSALFIPFVFVAELLGVAVLFALPISVSIPLVLCVVALVEEVAKSLHVLAGFEKGRFAPTVGSALALGTASGAGFFVGEKATAVVQLVGLPELAVGRAAFAPAGTVGVEALPLALGLLLAPLVVHAVTASLSALGARGGFRPYVAGLGAAVVVHTAYNLTVVTLLG
- a CDS encoding NAD(P)-dependent oxidoreductase — translated: MRTLLTGAHGTVGTALTGHLGDVDLTLFDRRQVDQTTEWHGDGPHPHADRAAIAGDVADAEAVRAAVEGHDAVVHLAGYPRTDGTWEEVLKNNVVGTRTVLDAAVAAGVERVVFASSNHVVGMYEREHAPGIYHGTDLEVDHTVPYRPDSPYGSSKAACEVFGREYAENRGLRFYAVRIGSVRPPAYDHPYGDAERGVDEGRWSRGSDAYREQAARMKATWLSRRDCAALFDCCLRDSSVGYDVFYGVSDNERRWFDLDHARDVVGYDPRDDGERWDGPPAARGSTE
- a CDS encoding ester cyclase, whose protein sequence is MSTHTKKPAVRAYVDAWNAHDPDAIVETFAEGGTYTDPTLPEAVAGDAIGEHAASLWETFPDLSFDVDRLTATDDGAVLLQWTMHGTQEGPLEGLPPTGETVALPGMDVIEVADDGITSVRGYFDGGTMLRQLGLRVDVQPEQLGPVSFGISTRLDLGEKTEPGAFSLTSISFRDEEDREAVNDRVREIFGEMTEMDGVISAVTARDDDRGYTITAWEEPEDARQLMRGGTHKEAAQELFARDGLGAAGMTSVWTLERMNGRMLRCPECLEMTYEVEADTCPTCEAALPAAPPYW